The following coding sequences are from one Microcoleus sp. AS-A8 window:
- a CDS encoding circadian clock KaiB family protein — translation MEVQENSEQIQPEVWELRLYVAGQTPKSIQAFSNLKKICEEYLHGQYRIEVIDLLENPKLAKQDQIVALPTLVRKLPEPIKTIIGDLSNKEKLLLGFNVQKIEGWTSHPDEKQ, via the coding sequence ATGGAAGTCCAAGAGAATAGCGAGCAGATACAACCAGAAGTTTGGGAATTACGGCTGTATGTAGCTGGTCAAACACCTAAATCGATTCAGGCGTTTTCCAACCTGAAAAAAATCTGTGAAGAATACCTGCACGGTCAATATCGGATTGAAGTGATTGACCTTTTGGAAAATCCCAAGCTAGCTAAACAAGACCAAATTGTGGCTCTTCCTACGTTGGTCCGAAAACTGCCTGAACCTATCAAGACAATTATTGGAGATTTATCGAATAAGGAAAAACTTCTGCTGGGATTTAATGTGCAAAAAATAGAGGGATGGACAAGTCATCCCGATGAGAAACAATAA
- the kaiC gene encoding circadian clock protein KaiC, with product MAQPNTATTLYKNQLLKCPTGIQGLDEITAGGLPLGRPTLVCGTAGCGKTLMGMEFLIRGALEYGEPGVFMAFEETAEELTQNVASLGWDLEQLTAEEKISIDYVHIDPNEIEETGEYSLEALFIRLSYAIDAIKAKRVVLDTVEVLFAGLSNASIVRAELRRLFRWLKTKGVTAIITSEKGENSLTRHGLEEYVSDCVIRLEQRIQDEVSTRRLQIVKYRGSAHSSNEYPFLIDQNGISVLPITSVGLDHDISTERVSTGIERLDTMLGGKGYFRGSSILLTGTAGTGKSTLAAHFAQATCLRGERCLYLAFEEAPQQILRNMSSIGLDLEPFVNQGLLRFQATRPTAYGLEMHLAKIHHWLTEFQPSVVIIDPMSNLHLGGNMTQAKGFLFRLIDFLKSQQITVLFTNLTGGNSALEHTEMGVSSLMDTWLEVRIQEGNGERNRVLFVLKSRGMAHSNQMREFRMTPQGIELFDVYLGSEKVLTGAARVIQETKEKAARWSRQQEFERKRRELERKKALAQSQIAALQAQMETEAEELEVMIQQEEVQQNLSLQDRTTIAQLRKADQADGLWS from the coding sequence ATGGCTCAACCTAATACGGCAACAACGTTGTATAAAAATCAGCTACTCAAATGCCCAACTGGAATTCAAGGGTTGGACGAAATCACGGCTGGTGGATTGCCCCTTGGGCGTCCGACACTCGTTTGTGGCACAGCCGGTTGTGGCAAAACTTTAATGGGAATGGAATTTCTCATCCGTGGCGCACTTGAGTATGGTGAACCGGGCGTGTTCATGGCGTTTGAAGAAACGGCTGAAGAACTAACCCAAAACGTTGCTTCCCTAGGTTGGGATTTAGAGCAGTTGACCGCTGAAGAAAAAATTTCCATTGACTACGTTCACATTGACCCAAACGAGATTGAAGAAACTGGCGAATATAGTCTAGAAGCTTTATTCATTCGGCTGAGCTATGCAATTGATGCCATCAAAGCCAAGCGAGTGGTTTTAGATACGGTTGAAGTCCTGTTTGCCGGTCTATCCAATGCCTCCATTGTGCGGGCAGAACTACGGCGGTTGTTTCGCTGGCTGAAAACCAAAGGCGTGACAGCAATCATCACGAGTGAAAAGGGCGAGAACTCGCTAACCCGTCATGGCTTAGAGGAGTATGTGTCTGATTGTGTGATCCGGCTGGAGCAACGCATCCAGGACGAAGTTTCCACGCGACGCTTGCAAATTGTCAAGTATCGGGGTTCAGCTCACAGCTCGAATGAATATCCATTTTTAATTGATCAAAATGGGATTTCCGTTTTACCGATTACCTCGGTGGGATTAGATCATGACATATCCACGGAACGGGTCTCAACCGGCATCGAGCGCCTCGACACCATGCTGGGCGGGAAAGGATATTTTCGAGGGAGCAGTATTCTGCTCACAGGCACGGCAGGAACTGGCAAAAGCACCCTTGCCGCCCATTTTGCCCAAGCGACTTGCCTGCGAGGCGAACGTTGCCTTTATTTGGCCTTCGAGGAAGCGCCGCAGCAGATTCTGCGTAATATGAGTTCGATTGGTTTGGACTTAGAGCCATTTGTCAACCAAGGACTCCTGCGGTTCCAAGCGACACGTCCTACGGCGTATGGTTTAGAAATGCACTTGGCGAAAATCCACCATTGGCTAACCGAGTTTCAACCCTCTGTCGTGATTATTGACCCGATGAGTAATCTACATTTGGGTGGTAACATGACGCAGGCCAAAGGCTTTCTCTTCCGCCTCATTGATTTTCTCAAATCCCAGCAAATCACCGTACTGTTTACCAATCTGACGGGGGGGAATAGTGCGCTTGAGCATACCGAAATGGGAGTTTCATCCTTAATGGATACCTGGCTGGAGGTGCGTATCCAAGAAGGGAATGGGGAGCGCAACCGAGTGCTGTTTGTCCTAAAATCGCGCGGAATGGCACACTCCAATCAGATGCGGGAATTTCGGATGACTCCGCAGGGAATAGAGTTGTTTGATGTTTATTTAGGGTCAGAAAAGGTGCTGACGGGTGCTGCACGAGTGATTCAAGAGACCAAGGAAAAAGCCGCTAGATGGAGCCGTCAACAGGAGTTTGAACGGAAGCGACGTGAGCTGGAACGAAAGAAAGCGCTCGCCCAATCTCAAATTGCCGCTTTGCAGGCTCAGATGGAGACGGAGGCGGAAGAGTTGGAAGTGATGATTCAGCAAGAGGAAGTGCAGCAGAACCTTTCACTCCAAGACCGAACAACTATCGCGCAACTGCGTAAGGCGGATCAGGCTGACGGTCTTTGGAGTTAA
- a CDS encoding chemotaxis protein CheB: protein MSGHDIIVIGASAGGVETLSQLVRDLPKDLPAAIFIVVHFPRWSKSVLPDILNRKGDLLAAHATDSEVIVPGRIYVAPPDYHLVVKRGYIRLVQGPMENSCRPAVDPLFRTAAKAYGRRVIGVILSGTLDDGTAGLMDVKHYGGVAVVQDPKDALFSGMPSSAKENVEVDYVLPLSLIAPTLIQLAHEPVVKEEAKTVSSESEMEMEPDVVELDGAAMRSRGKPGTPSNFTCPDCGGTLYQLHERELLQFRCRVGHAFSVANLLANQSEAQEEALWTAIRSLEERGELMRQMATKAREGHRTLSAQRFEAQAVEALQNADLIRQALYQGQLPATQEPAATQVETEGVDPNSPPHPLTTSPLKVVVLAASTGGLKVLSQILPALPPNFPAAIIVVQQLETRSSGRWMTDIVNYPNIMPLQYAQEGDGLRAGIIYIAPPQKHLLINPNGTFSLSQVAFVDFSPPPSVDLLLQSVAASFKERAIAVILTGTGNDGASGAQAIHNMGGKVIAQDESTSEFFEMPSATIQTGKVDLVVPSNAIASALVNLVMSQVAL from the coding sequence ATGTCTGGTCACGACATCATTGTTATAGGAGCCTCCGCCGGGGGAGTGGAAACTCTCTCTCAACTCGTCCGTGATTTGCCCAAAGATCTACCAGCAGCGATCTTCATCGTCGTTCACTTTCCCAGGTGGAGTAAAAGTGTTCTGCCGGACATCCTGAACCGCAAGGGCGATTTGCTCGCCGCTCATGCGACAGACAGTGAGGTAATTGTGCCGGGACGTATCTACGTAGCACCACCGGATTACCACTTAGTCGTCAAACGTGGCTACATCCGCTTAGTGCAGGGGCCGATGGAGAACAGTTGTCGTCCAGCCGTCGATCCCCTGTTTCGCACAGCAGCGAAGGCTTATGGACGGCGGGTGATTGGTGTGATTTTGTCAGGCACCCTGGATGATGGTACAGCGGGGCTGATGGATGTGAAGCACTATGGCGGTGTGGCTGTTGTACAAGACCCCAAGGATGCCCTGTTTAGCGGGATGCCTAGCAGTGCTAAGGAAAATGTAGAAGTTGACTATGTCCTGCCCCTATCTTTAATCGCCCCGACTTTAATACAGCTAGCCCATGAACCAGTCGTTAAGGAAGAAGCAAAGACGGTGTCTAGTGAAAGTGAGATGGAAATGGAACCTGACGTTGTTGAGTTGGATGGGGCTGCGATGCGAAGCCGTGGGAAGCCTGGGACACCTTCAAACTTTACCTGTCCAGACTGTGGCGGTACCTTGTACCAACTGCATGAAAGAGAGTTGCTCCAGTTCCGCTGTCGCGTGGGGCACGCCTTCTCAGTGGCTAATTTACTGGCAAACCAGTCTGAGGCTCAAGAAGAGGCGCTATGGACAGCGATTCGTTCTCTCGAAGAGCGCGGAGAACTCATGCGTCAGATGGCAACCAAGGCGCGTGAAGGCCATCGCACTCTCTCAGCCCAACGTTTTGAAGCGCAGGCGGTGGAAGCCTTACAGAATGCTGACCTGATCCGGCAAGCACTTTATCAAGGGCAATTGCCTGCTACACAAGAACCAGCCGCGACGCAGGTAGAGACAGAGGGTGTAGACCCTAATTCACCACCTCATCCCCTGACTACTTCACCCTTAAAAGTCGTGGTGTTGGCCGCGTCTACGGGTGGGTTGAAGGTATTAAGTCAGATTCTGCCTGCCTTACCGCCGAACTTTCCTGCCGCGATCATCGTGGTGCAGCAGTTAGAAACTCGCTCTTCTGGTCGCTGGATGACTGATATCGTCAACTACCCCAATATCATGCCACTCCAGTATGCCCAAGAAGGAGATGGCTTACGAGCGGGGATCATCTATATCGCTCCTCCTCAGAAACACCTGCTGATTAATCCGAACGGGACATTCTCCTTGTCTCAGGTGGCTTTTGTGGACTTTTCACCTCCCCCCTCAGTTGACTTGCTGTTGCAGTCAGTCGCCGCTAGTTTCAAAGAACGTGCGATCGCTGTTATTCTCACGGGTACGGGTAACGATGGAGCGTCGGGGGCGCAGGCCATTCATAATATGGGTGGTAAGGTCATTGCTCAGGATGAAAGTACGTCCGAGTTCTTTGAAATGCCATCTGCCACGATTCAAACGGGAAAGGTCGATTTGGTTGTGCCCAGCAATGCGATCGCCTCTGCCCTCGTCAACCTAGTGATGTCACAGGTAGCCCTCTAA
- a CDS encoding alpha/beta hydrolase: MNQLREKHIDVNNFTIYYQEGGIVSNSAPILFLPGWGVSVETYGESLEALSQRYQVIAPDLPGFCKSTSPTFLKNYQDYANCIVSFVNRLNIQKVHLVGHSIGGAIAIAMAASMPSLVSSLAVVDSTGIPLGSLPEVLLRRSIELPAQLGSIKMGALIEMWQSSTYNWFFRPQNVFQTALISLNEDLRPLLSNIESPCLVMWGEKDCFIPLKLGQELAQGIKGSRLVVVEGEYHELSMFRPEKFAAIISDFIDEVESLK; the protein is encoded by the coding sequence GTGAATCAACTCAGGGAAAAGCACATCGATGTCAATAATTTTACAATTTACTATCAGGAAGGAGGTATCGTTTCTAACTCAGCTCCCATACTTTTTTTACCGGGATGGGGTGTATCTGTTGAAACTTATGGAGAAAGCTTAGAGGCGTTATCTCAGCGTTATCAGGTCATTGCACCCGATTTACCCGGTTTTTGCAAATCAACTAGTCCAACATTTCTGAAAAATTATCAGGATTATGCTAATTGCATCGTTTCTTTTGTCAATCGTTTAAATATTCAAAAAGTTCATTTAGTAGGACATTCTATCGGAGGAGCGATCGCCATAGCGATGGCGGCCTCAATGCCGTCCCTTGTCAGCAGTCTTGCCGTAGTAGATAGTACAGGTATCCCGTTGGGTTCTTTGCCAGAAGTCTTGCTGCGAAGGTCAATTGAACTCCCAGCTCAATTGGGTTCAATCAAGATGGGGGCTTTGATCGAGATGTGGCAATCCTCAACTTATAACTGGTTTTTCAGACCTCAAAATGTGTTCCAGACAGCCTTGATTTCGCTCAATGAAGACTTAAGACCTCTGCTCTCAAACATCGAGTCTCCTTGTTTAGTGATGTGGGGAGAAAAAGATTGTTTTATCCCGCTCAAGTTGGGTCAAGAGCTAGCGCAAGGAATCAAAGGTTCGCGGCTCGTTGTTGTGGAAGGAGAATACCATGAATTAAGTATGTTTCGTCCAGAGAAGTTTGCAGCGATTATCTCTGACTTTATTGATGAAGTTGAGAGCCTCAAATAA
- a CDS encoding DUF4327 family protein — protein sequence MIQSSRYSIDVIQKQARRLVQRNVISRQQCIYVLCQYIPASEWAGVEFELEEHAFLLRDRIADLIGEEEWRND from the coding sequence ATGATTCAGTCATCCCGGTATTCTATAGATGTGATCCAAAAACAAGCCCGTCGCCTTGTGCAGAGGAATGTGATTAGTCGTCAACAATGCATCTATGTTCTTTGCCAGTATATTCCAGCCAGCGAATGGGCTGGTGTTGAGTTTGAGTTAGAAGAACACGCTTTTCTCCTCAGAGATCGGATTGCCGATTTAATCGGCGAGGAAGAATGGCGCAACGATTGA
- a CDS encoding HAMP domain-containing histidine kinase, with amino-acid sequence MNFSQLLLEKIDTITNRWVEAVRVDRQISSSDKLPHLAIQNHLPDVLMATATVLSQYQDSDVQSIVQTSLEHGVLRATQGFTPTEIAREYRLLRRVIFSSLEADLLESTVREVIRVYSVIDAMIDEAIAQCFKSYVEERLHELHQLRSSAELTNQELTRLVKANQDNLSQLAHELKNPLNSIIGYSELFLRSARKNTEVRESLPTLEHIERVVRNGRQLLRLINDSLEISRYSAGKMKLQLVATDVQSLIKDVVEMLEPSASAKGIHLIIDCQHVPEKVLTDSLRLQQIVTNLLSNAIRYTESGTVQLTCQILSDNQWSIAITDTGIGIAPEDQSRVFDPFFQAGTNESPLPDSTGLGLAIVWQLVKLMQGEIELVSEVGVGSTFTVILPLQIKTLEAVT; translated from the coding sequence ATGAATTTTAGTCAATTGCTTCTTGAAAAAATCGACACAATTACCAATCGCTGGGTTGAAGCCGTTCGTGTTGATAGGCAGATTTCAAGTTCTGACAAATTACCACACTTAGCTATACAAAATCATCTTCCCGATGTTCTCATGGCGACAGCAACGGTGCTTTCCCAATACCAAGACAGTGATGTTCAATCGATAGTACAGACAAGTTTGGAACATGGTGTTCTGCGAGCTACCCAAGGTTTCACTCCGACAGAAATTGCGCGGGAATATCGTTTACTGCGCCGGGTTATCTTTTCTTCATTAGAGGCAGATCTCTTAGAGAGTACGGTTCGGGAAGTCATACGAGTTTATAGTGTGATTGATGCGATGATCGACGAAGCCATTGCCCAATGTTTCAAAAGTTATGTTGAGGAGCGATTACACGAACTTCACCAGCTACGCTCGTCAGCCGAGCTAACCAATCAGGAATTAACTCGCTTGGTAAAAGCTAATCAGGACAATCTCTCTCAACTCGCCCACGAACTAAAAAACCCTCTGAATTCTATTATTGGTTACTCGGAACTGTTTTTGCGTTCTGCCCGAAAGAATACTGAAGTTCGAGAAAGCTTGCCCACCCTGGAACACATTGAACGAGTGGTACGCAATGGCAGACAATTACTTCGCCTGATTAACGATTCCTTGGAAATCTCCCGGTATTCCGCAGGGAAGATGAAACTGCAACTCGTGGCAACAGATGTACAATCTTTAATCAAGGATGTGGTTGAAATGTTGGAGCCTTCGGCTAGTGCCAAAGGGATACATCTAATAATTGATTGCCAGCATGTGCCGGAAAAAGTGCTGACAGATTCTTTACGATTACAGCAAATTGTCACAAATCTGCTGAGTAATGCGATTCGTTATACAGAGTCAGGAACGGTTCAATTAACGTGCCAGATTTTATCGGATAATCAGTGGTCTATTGCCATTACTGATACGGGAATTGGGATTGCACCAGAAGATCAGTCTCGTGTCTTTGACCCCTTCTTTCAAGCTGGCACTAATGAGTCTCCCTTACCCGATAGTACGGGATTAGGGCTAGCCATTGTCTGGCAGTTAGTTAAACTCATGCAAGGTGAAATAGAGTTGGTATCAGAGGTTGGAGTTGGTTCTACCTTCACGGTAATCTTACCCCTACAAATCAAAACCCTTGAAGCGGTGACTTGA
- a CDS encoding response regulator, which translates to MSPFQAKNQAKRILVVDDLEDNLFLLQTILTEEGFEVDIAKNGKLALAKIEAAPPDIVLMDAMMPGMNGYETTRRIRQNKNLPFMPILLITAYLDADAAQGLELGANDFIRKPIEYDELMARIKASLRFKEMMNSNQ; encoded by the coding sequence ATGTCTCCGTTTCAAGCTAAAAACCAAGCTAAACGTATCTTGGTTGTGGATGATCTAGAGGATAATTTATTTCTACTTCAAACCATTTTGACGGAAGAGGGATTTGAGGTTGACATTGCTAAAAATGGTAAATTAGCATTAGCCAAAATAGAAGCCGCGCCCCCCGATATCGTCTTAATGGATGCCATGATGCCAGGAATGAATGGCTATGAAACCACTCGGCGGATTCGGCAAAATAAAAATCTCCCATTCATGCCTATTCTGCTGATTACAGCTTATCTAGATGCTGATGCAGCTCAAGGATTAGAGTTGGGAGCCAATGACTTCATCCGTAAGCCCATTGAATATGATGAATTAATGGCAAGAATCAAAGCTTCTTTGCGCTTTAAAGAAATGATGAATTCTAATCAATAA
- a CDS encoding SDR family NAD(P)-dependent oxidoreductase — MQLKPLDQQVVAVEGASRGIGRETVFQFAARAAKRVVSARSESGLQSLVDEIEQMGGEAIAVPADLTVFEQVKAIAAQAEI; from the coding sequence ATGCAACTTAAGCCCCTCGACCAGCAAGTTGTTGCTGTTGAAGGAGCTTCTCGTGGGATTGGGCGAGAAACGGTTTTTCAATTCGCTGCACGGGCTGCCAAACGGGTAGTCTCTGCTCGGAGTGAATCAGGGTTGCAGTCTCTAGTGGACGAAATCGAGCAAATGGGTGGTGAAGCGATCGCAGTACCTGCTGACCTAACCGTGTTTGAGCAGGTAAAGGCGATCGCTGCTCAAGCCGAAATCTGA
- a CDS encoding WGxxGxxG-CTERM domain-containing protein, with translation MKSFDVSKLALAGALALGLTTMPLTVPTSAQTSGGSGGATSGTGTGAGGTTSGTGTSTGTGSGLGGTTGTGGTTSGTGTGAGGTTSGTGTGTGSGLGGTGLGTGTGSGLGGTGTGTGTGSGLGDTGTGTSTGSGTSGTTSGTSGGTSGTTSGTSSGTSGTTSGTSGGTSGTTSGTSGGTSGTTSGTSGGASGTTSGSSGGTSGTTSGTTSGTSGTTSGSTTAPDSTTSGTTTAPSGTTSGTNSYQDVSPASQERESNSWGWLGLLGLIGLANLFRKPQQETVRPR, from the coding sequence ATGAAATCTTTTGATGTATCCAAACTGGCTTTGGCTGGTGCTTTGGCCCTTGGTTTAACCACTATGCCATTAACAGTGCCTACTTCTGCTCAAACTAGCGGGGGTTCGGGTGGCGCAACGTCTGGCACAGGTACTGGAGCAGGAGGCACAACTTCCGGAACAGGTACTAGTACAGGCACAGGTAGTGGTTTAGGCGGTACGACGGGAACGGGTGGCACAACGTCTGGCACAGGTACTGGAGCAGGAGGCACAACTTCCGGAACAGGTACAGGCACAGGCAGTGGTTTAGGCGGCACGGGCCTAGGCACAGGCACAGGCAGTGGTTTAGGCGGCACGGGCACGGGCACGGGCACAGGCAGTGGTTTAGGCGACACGGGCACAGGCACGAGTACAGGCAGTGGCACGAGTGGCACAACTTCCGGCACCAGCGGTGGCACGAGTGGCACAACTTCCGGCACCAGCAGTGGCACGAGTGGCACAACTTCCGGCACCAGCGGTGGCACGAGTGGCACAACTTCCGGCACCAGCGGTGGCACGAGTGGCACAACTTCCGGCACTAGCGGTGGTGCGAGTGGCACAACTTCCGGTAGCAGCGGTGGCACGAGTGGTACAACTTCTGGCACCACCAGTGGCACGAGTGGCACAACTTCTGGCAGCACGACGGCTCCTGATAGCACGACTTCCGGTACCACCACAGCCCCTAGTGGCACGACTTCAGGTACAAACTCTTACCAAGACGTTAGCCCCGCTAGCCAAGAGCGCGAGTCTAATAGTTGGGGTTGGCTAGGTTTACTGGGTCTCATTGGCTTAGCCAATTTGTTCCGTAAGCCCCAACAAGAAACCGTTAGACCGAGATAA
- the gorA gene encoding glutathione-disulfide reductase has translation MKFDYDLFVIGAGSGGIAAAKQAAGYGIRVALAEQDLVGGTCVIRGCIPEKLMSFAAEFSEDSHNAEGYGWKKARCKFDWQQFIAAKEEEIHRLSQVHTQSLKAAGIELIKGCTTFHNPHTLQVGGRHITTDKILIAVGAKAVKPEIPGIEYAITSQELFNLPQQPKNIAIIGSNYIAVKLAGIMNNLGSQVTQIIEDDHILEAFDEDIQIAVQEALIKRDIQILNHSKVKSIQPLGNELNLVLSGKQQNELSVDTVLYATERVPNISSLALEKAGIQITKGAIVVDENNRSTQPNIFAVGDCINRLNFTPVAIAQGRAFADTQFGNKPNTICYECVPVTVSSHPEAATVGLSEAQAREKLGDSVRCYRSKFRPLLHSLAKRDEKTLIKLVVDSSSDRVLGAHMVGEGAIEIIQCLAIAVRLGATKKEFDATIGIHPSVAEEFFSLR, from the coding sequence ATGAAATTTGATTATGACCTTTTTGTGATTGGTGCCGGCTCCGGAGGTATTGCTGCTGCCAAACAGGCGGCTGGCTATGGGATTCGTGTTGCCCTCGCTGAGCAAGATTTAGTGGGGGGTACCTGTGTAATCCGAGGGTGTATCCCCGAAAAACTAATGTCCTTTGCAGCAGAGTTCTCTGAGGATTCTCATAATGCAGAGGGCTATGGCTGGAAGAAGGCTCGATGTAAATTTGATTGGCAGCAATTCATTGCTGCTAAAGAAGAAGAAATCCATCGCCTAAGTCAGGTGCATACTCAATCTCTTAAAGCAGCAGGTATTGAATTGATTAAGGGTTGCACCACCTTTCACAATCCTCATACCTTACAAGTCGGAGGACGTCATATTACGACTGACAAAATTTTGATTGCAGTGGGCGCGAAAGCTGTGAAACCCGAAATCCCCGGAATAGAATACGCCATCACCTCCCAGGAACTATTTAATCTCCCGCAGCAACCCAAAAATATTGCAATCATCGGCAGTAATTATATAGCCGTAAAATTAGCAGGGATTATGAATAATCTAGGCTCTCAAGTTACTCAGATTATTGAGGATGACCATATCCTTGAGGCTTTTGATGAAGATATTCAAATAGCTGTTCAGGAGGCTCTGATCAAGCGGGATATTCAGATTTTAAACCACAGTAAAGTAAAATCGATTCAACCTTTAGGAAATGAACTGAACTTAGTATTATCAGGAAAACAACAGAATGAATTGAGCGTAGATACGGTTCTTTATGCAACGGAACGTGTCCCTAATATCAGTAGCTTAGCTCTGGAAAAAGCAGGAATTCAGATAACTAAAGGTGCAATTGTCGTGGATGAAAATAACCGAAGTACACAGCCCAATATTTTTGCGGTTGGTGATTGTATTAATCGGCTTAATTTTACTCCGGTTGCTATTGCTCAAGGTCGAGCTTTTGCCGATACCCAATTTGGCAACAAACCCAATACTATCTGCTATGAATGTGTTCCAGTAACCGTTAGTTCTCACCCTGAGGCGGCTACTGTTGGTTTGAGTGAAGCTCAAGCTCGTGAAAAACTGGGTGACTCTGTGCGTTGTTACCGCTCCAAGTTTCGGCCTCTTTTACACAGTTTGGCTAAACGAGATGAGAAAACCCTAATTAAGTTAGTGGTTGATAGTAGCTCAGATCGGGTGCTAGGTGCTCATATGGTAGGTGAAGGGGCAATAGAGATTATTCAATGTCTTGCAATCGCTGTCCGTCTGGGCGCAACAAAGAAAGAGTTTGATGCAACCATTGGCATTCATCCTTCCGTTGCCGAAGAGTTTTTTAGTCTCCGATAG